The following are encoded together in the Apis mellifera strain DH4 linkage group LG4, Amel_HAv3.1, whole genome shotgun sequence genome:
- the LOC410986 gene encoding dorsal-ventral patterning tolloid-like protein 1 isoform X6, whose protein sequence is MDVYAEIRSENTSKLVETPFGGRFCGPIPPRRRVSLYQGIALSFYTDKNITLPTLFSGTYAFINSSEYEVGTPAPSTPCSFTVDSEHKRNGNILSPTYPGTYPKGIVCSYQFIGNKSQRVRLEFRDFDLFFGGQHCPLDYVKVYDGLNDTSAVIGTYCGQQRNLVLYSSESSLYVLFVTLQRTANTQNRGFKGIFEFSESFVKLDFITANKGEHIRGSECDQKILSKKESSGQVVSPNFPYPYIPKVVCRYFIYGMQDSQHLERVRLEFSSFNISKNKTIGDSSCTDGYLKLYLKGQEATDSYDKFDYELCGVNSNPNHVVSDGPRLVMVFSSGESQGQGFKARYTFETEYKIPGTAAPDGSCTFTYRSSSRKRGDFNSPRHPSNYPSDTNCTYLFLATPNEQVTLIFDYFKVRTKNMNVTDGHYGMEICQDDWLEIYNMYRDNTEKLIGRYCGNTAPGPVESNLGALGLRVILHSDSELVYSGFKARYTFEVAKPIFGDCGSNISSVNYGIIASPNFPNKYDGPARNMASKTCNWFIKVRPNQRILLNFESFSVEGDQSVRGCPAAVLRMWYSISSTPIELCGVKTSDKWTYLSEDNNMRLSFILADKAVGQLGFKAIWTEVSTNTDCQNQFFCSKNKYCIAESLRCNEVYNCGPADNSDEENCNTVVQKNNYAVPAGYTIGAVLIALIICLFCHRKLKRRVQTVHLNDLRQRIDDRHLCYHDENLLQHHHHYHHHHHQQQQQQQQQQQQQQQQQQQRYQNLNNDSKYHLESSTSPMSESDVEEASSVNSV, encoded by the exons ATGGATGTGTATGCGGAAATACGATCGGAGAATACCAGCAAATTGGTAGAAACGCCTTTCGGTGGTCGTTTCTGTGGCCCGATCCCACCTCGTAGGCGTGTTTCTCTTTACCAGGGAATTGCTCTAAGTTTTTACactgataaaaatatcacgtTACCTACCCTGTTCAGCGGTACTTATGCCTTTATCAATTCAT CTGAATACGAGGTGGGAACACCAGCTCCCAGCACACCATGCTCTTTCACGGTAGATTCGGAACATAAACGCAATGGTAATATATTATCTCCTACGTATCCTGGCACATATCCAAAGGGTATTGTATGCAGTTATCAATTTATCGGGAATAAATCGCAACGAGTGAGACTCGAGTTCCGGGACTTTGATTTGTTCTTCGGAGGTCAACa CTGTCCTTTGGATTACGTAAAAGTGTACGACGGTTTAAACGATACGTCGGCCGTTATAGGAACTTACTGCGGTCAACAGCGAAATTTGGTATTGTATTCGTCGGAATCTAGTTTGTACGTGTTGTTTGTTACCCTTCAACGTACGGCCAATACGCAAAATCGTGGATTCAAGGGCATCTTTGAATTCTCAGAAAGTTTTGTTAAATTAG ACTTCATAACCGCTAACAAGGGTGAGCATATACGAGGATCGGAATGTGATCAGAAGATTTTAAGTAAAAAGGAATCGTCTGGACAAGTTGTTAGCCCAAACTTTCCATATCCGTACATACCGAAGGTCGTGTGTCGGTATTTCATTTATGGAATGCAAGATTCGCAGCATCTCGAACGTGTTCGATTAGAGttttcatcatttaatatatcaaagaataaGACGATAGGAGA TTCGTCTTGTACCGATGGATATTTAAAGTTATACTTAAAAGGGCAAGAAGCGACGGATTCTTACGACAAATTTGATTACGAATTGTGCGGCGTGAACAGCAATCCGAACCACGTAGTTAGCGATGGGCCGAGACTTGTGATGGTGTTTAGCAGCGGAGAATCTCAAGGGCAAGGTTTTAAAGCgcg gtaCACCTTCGAAACGGAATATAAAATACCGGGAACCGCTGCACCCGACGGCAGCTGTACGTTTACATACCGCAGTTCCTCTCGCAAAAGAGGAGATTTTAATTCTCCTCGGCATCCTAGTAATTATCCAAGCGATACAAATTGCACATATTTATTCTTAGCGACGCCAAACGAGCAAGTTAccttaatatttgattattttaaagttcgaacgaaaaatatgAACGTGACGGATGGACATTATGG AATGGAAATTTGTCAAGATGATTGGttggaaatatataacatgtatCGGGACAATACGGAAAAATTGATAGGTAGATACTGCGGTAACACGGCGCCAGGACCCGTCGAGTCGAATCTCGGTGCTCTCGGTCTAAGAGTAATTCTCCATTCGGACTCGGAACTGGTTTATAGCGGTTTTAAAGCCCGTTACACGTTCGAAGTGGCAAAACCTATATTTGGAG ATTGCGGATCGAATATAAGTAGCGTGAATTATGGTATTATCGCCAGTCCGAATTTTCCAAACAAGTACGATGGACCCGCGAGAAATATGGCAAGTAAAACTTGCAATTGGTTTATAAAAGTTCGACCGAATCAgcgaatattgttaaattttgaatcgttTTCGGTAGAGGGTGACCAATCag TTCGTGGTTGTCCAGCTGCTGTACTGCGCATGTGGTATTCCATATCGTCCACGCCTATCGAGTTATGCGGAGTGAAAACGTCGGATAAATGGACTTATCTTTCCGAGGATAACAACATGCGACTTAG CTTTATATTGGCCGACAAAGCGGTTGGACAACTGGGATTTAAAGCAATATGGACGGAAGTAAGCACAAATACCGACTGCCAGAATCAATTTTTCTGcagcaaaaataaatactgcATTGCAGAGTCGCTTCGATGTAATGAGGTTTATAATTGTGGCCCAGCTGATAATTCGGATGAAGAAAATT GTAATACAGTTgtacagaaaaataattacgctGTTCCTGCGGGTTATACCATCGGTGCTGTATTAATAGCATTGATCATTTGTCTTTTTTGTCATCGGAAGCTGAAAAGAAGAGTTCAGACTGTGCACCTCAACGATTTACGCCAACGCATAGACGATAGGCATTTGTGTTATCACGATGAAAATCTTCTTCAACATCACCACCATTatcaccatcatcatcatcaacagcagcagcaacaacaacaacaacagcaacagcagcagcaacaacaacaacaacgttatcaaaatttgaataacgattcaaaatatcatttagaATCATCGACTAGTCCAATGAGCGAGAGCGATGTCGAAGAAGCTAGCAGTGTCAATAGTGTGTGA
- the LOC410986 gene encoding dorsal-ventral patterning tolloid-like protein 1 isoform X3 has translation MASVLWHVSGNNLISTTFILLLLLCPHSSTECDQKFISTPDGPPNGTFHAPTLINYDGDSRQCVYTFFAGPRQRVELIFNSFGLRGTPPDCAHEYMDVYAEIRSENTSKLVETPFGGRFCGPIPPRRRVSLYQGIALSFYTDKNITLPTLFSGTYAFINSSEYEVGTPAPSTPCSFTVDSEHKRNGNILSPTYPGTYPKGIVCSYQFIGNKSQRVRLEFRDFDLFFGGQHCPLDYVKVYDGLNDTSAVIGTYCGQQRNLVLYSSESSLYVLFVTLQRTANTQNRGFKGIFEFSESFVKLDFITANKGEHIRGSECDQKILSKKESSGQVVSPNFPYPYIPKVVCRYFIYGMQDSQHLERVRLEFSSFNISKNKTIGDSSCTDGYLKLYLKGQEATDSYDKFDYELCGVNSNPNHVVSDGPRLVMVFSSGESQGQGFKARYTFETEYKIPGTAAPDGSCTFTYRSSSRKRGDFNSPRHPSNYPSDTNCTYLFLATPNEQVTLIFDYFKVRTKNMNVTDGHYGMEICQDDWLEIYNMYRDNTEKLIGRYCGNTAPGPVESNLGALGLRVILHSDSELVYSGFKARYTFEVAKPIFGDCGSNISSVNYGIIASPNFPNKYDGPARNMASKTCNWFIKVRPNQRILLNFESFSVEGDQSVRGCPAAVLRMWYSISSTPIELCGVKTSDKWTYLSEDNNMRLSFILADKAVGQLGFKAIWTEVSTNTDCQNQFFCSKNKYCIAESLRCNEVYNCGPADNSDEENCNTVVQKNNYAVPAGYTIGAVLIALIICLFCHRKLKRRVQTVHLNDLRQRIDDRHLCYHDENLLQHHHHYHHHHHQQQQQQQQQQQQQQQQQQQRYQNLNNDSKYHLESSTSPMSESDVEEASSVNSV, from the exons ATGGCTTCAGTACTCTGGCATGTCTCTgggaataatttgatttctaCTACTTTTATCTTGCTCTTGCTACTTTGTCCTCACAGTAGTACAG AGTGTGATCAAAAGTTTATAAGCACACCTGATGGACCACCGAATGGAACATTTCACGCGCCAACGTTGATTAATTACGACGGAGATTCTCGACAATGCGTATACACGTTTTTTGCTGGGCCACGACAACGAGTCGAACTGATATTTAATTCGTTTGGCCTTCGGGGAACACCTCCAGA TTGCGCCCACGAATATATGGATGTGTATGCGGAAATACGATCGGAGAATACCAGCAAATTGGTAGAAACGCCTTTCGGTGGTCGTTTCTGTGGCCCGATCCCACCTCGTAGGCGTGTTTCTCTTTACCAGGGAATTGCTCTAAGTTTTTACactgataaaaatatcacgtTACCTACCCTGTTCAGCGGTACTTATGCCTTTATCAATTCAT CTGAATACGAGGTGGGAACACCAGCTCCCAGCACACCATGCTCTTTCACGGTAGATTCGGAACATAAACGCAATGGTAATATATTATCTCCTACGTATCCTGGCACATATCCAAAGGGTATTGTATGCAGTTATCAATTTATCGGGAATAAATCGCAACGAGTGAGACTCGAGTTCCGGGACTTTGATTTGTTCTTCGGAGGTCAACa CTGTCCTTTGGATTACGTAAAAGTGTACGACGGTTTAAACGATACGTCGGCCGTTATAGGAACTTACTGCGGTCAACAGCGAAATTTGGTATTGTATTCGTCGGAATCTAGTTTGTACGTGTTGTTTGTTACCCTTCAACGTACGGCCAATACGCAAAATCGTGGATTCAAGGGCATCTTTGAATTCTCAGAAAGTTTTGTTAAATTAG ACTTCATAACCGCTAACAAGGGTGAGCATATACGAGGATCGGAATGTGATCAGAAGATTTTAAGTAAAAAGGAATCGTCTGGACAAGTTGTTAGCCCAAACTTTCCATATCCGTACATACCGAAGGTCGTGTGTCGGTATTTCATTTATGGAATGCAAGATTCGCAGCATCTCGAACGTGTTCGATTAGAGttttcatcatttaatatatcaaagaataaGACGATAGGAGA TTCGTCTTGTACCGATGGATATTTAAAGTTATACTTAAAAGGGCAAGAAGCGACGGATTCTTACGACAAATTTGATTACGAATTGTGCGGCGTGAACAGCAATCCGAACCACGTAGTTAGCGATGGGCCGAGACTTGTGATGGTGTTTAGCAGCGGAGAATCTCAAGGGCAAGGTTTTAAAGCgcg gtaCACCTTCGAAACGGAATATAAAATACCGGGAACCGCTGCACCCGACGGCAGCTGTACGTTTACATACCGCAGTTCCTCTCGCAAAAGAGGAGATTTTAATTCTCCTCGGCATCCTAGTAATTATCCAAGCGATACAAATTGCACATATTTATTCTTAGCGACGCCAAACGAGCAAGTTAccttaatatttgattattttaaagttcgaacgaaaaatatgAACGTGACGGATGGACATTATGG AATGGAAATTTGTCAAGATGATTGGttggaaatatataacatgtatCGGGACAATACGGAAAAATTGATAGGTAGATACTGCGGTAACACGGCGCCAGGACCCGTCGAGTCGAATCTCGGTGCTCTCGGTCTAAGAGTAATTCTCCATTCGGACTCGGAACTGGTTTATAGCGGTTTTAAAGCCCGTTACACGTTCGAAGTGGCAAAACCTATATTTGGAG ATTGCGGATCGAATATAAGTAGCGTGAATTATGGTATTATCGCCAGTCCGAATTTTCCAAACAAGTACGATGGACCCGCGAGAAATATGGCAAGTAAAACTTGCAATTGGTTTATAAAAGTTCGACCGAATCAgcgaatattgttaaattttgaatcgttTTCGGTAGAGGGTGACCAATCag TTCGTGGTTGTCCAGCTGCTGTACTGCGCATGTGGTATTCCATATCGTCCACGCCTATCGAGTTATGCGGAGTGAAAACGTCGGATAAATGGACTTATCTTTCCGAGGATAACAACATGCGACTTAG CTTTATATTGGCCGACAAAGCGGTTGGACAACTGGGATTTAAAGCAATATGGACGGAAGTAAGCACAAATACCGACTGCCAGAATCAATTTTTCTGcagcaaaaataaatactgcATTGCAGAGTCGCTTCGATGTAATGAGGTTTATAATTGTGGCCCAGCTGATAATTCGGATGAAGAAAATT GTAATACAGTTgtacagaaaaataattacgctGTTCCTGCGGGTTATACCATCGGTGCTGTATTAATAGCATTGATCATTTGTCTTTTTTGTCATCGGAAGCTGAAAAGAAGAGTTCAGACTGTGCACCTCAACGATTTACGCCAACGCATAGACGATAGGCATTTGTGTTATCACGATGAAAATCTTCTTCAACATCACCACCATTatcaccatcatcatcatcaacagcagcagcaacaacaacaacaacagcaacagcagcagcaacaacaacaacaacgttatcaaaatttgaataacgattcaaaatatcatttagaATCATCGACTAGTCCAATGAGCGAGAGCGATGTCGAAGAAGCTAGCAGTGTCAATAGTGTGTGA
- the LOC410986 gene encoding dorsal-ventral patterning tolloid-like protein 1 isoform X1 encodes MASVLWHVSGNNLISTTFILLLLLCPHSSTECDQKFISTPDGPPNGTFHAPTLINYDGDSRQCVYTFFAGPRQRVELIFNSFGLRGTPPDGSAVGELPACAHEYMDVYAEIRSENTSKLVETPFGGRFCGPIPPRRRVSLYQGIALSFYTDKNITLPTLFSGTYAFINSSEYEVGTPAPSTPCSFTVDSEHKRNGNILSPTYPGTYPKGIVCSYQFIGNKSQRVRLEFRDFDLFFGGQHCPLDYVKVYDGLNDTSAVIGTYCGQQRNLVLYSSESSLYVLFVTLQRTANTQNRGFKGIFEFSESFVKLDFITANKGEHIRGSECDQKILSKKESSGQVVSPNFPYPYIPKVVCRYFIYGMQDSQHLERVRLEFSSFNISKNKTIGDSSCTDGYLKLYLKGQEATDSYDKFDYELCGVNSNPNHVVSDGPRLVMVFSSGESQGQGFKARYTFETEYKIPGTAAPDGSCTFTYRSSSRKRGDFNSPRHPSNYPSDTNCTYLFLATPNEQVTLIFDYFKVRTKNMNVTDGHYGMEICQDDWLEIYNMYRDNTEKLIGRYCGNTAPGPVESNLGALGLRVILHSDSELVYSGFKARYTFEVAKPIFGDCGSNISSVNYGIIASPNFPNKYDGPARNMASKTCNWFIKVRPNQRILLNFESFSVEGDQSVRGCPAAVLRMWYSISSTPIELCGVKTSDKWTYLSEDNNMRLSFILADKAVGQLGFKAIWTEVSTNTDCQNQFFCSKNKYCIAESLRCNEVYNCGPADNSDEENCNTVVQKNNYAVPAGYTIGAVLIALIICLFCHRKLKRRVQTVHLNDLRQRIDDRHLCYHDENLLQHHHHYHHHHHQQQQQQQQQQQQQQQQQQQRYQNLNNDSKYHLESSTSPMSESDVEEASSVNSV; translated from the exons ATGGCTTCAGTACTCTGGCATGTCTCTgggaataatttgatttctaCTACTTTTATCTTGCTCTTGCTACTTTGTCCTCACAGTAGTACAG AGTGTGATCAAAAGTTTATAAGCACACCTGATGGACCACCGAATGGAACATTTCACGCGCCAACGTTGATTAATTACGACGGAGATTCTCGACAATGCGTATACACGTTTTTTGCTGGGCCACGACAACGAGTCGAACTGATATTTAATTCGTTTGGCCTTCGGGGAACACCTCCAGA tGGATCCGCTGTTGGAGAATTACCCGC TTGCGCCCACGAATATATGGATGTGTATGCGGAAATACGATCGGAGAATACCAGCAAATTGGTAGAAACGCCTTTCGGTGGTCGTTTCTGTGGCCCGATCCCACCTCGTAGGCGTGTTTCTCTTTACCAGGGAATTGCTCTAAGTTTTTACactgataaaaatatcacgtTACCTACCCTGTTCAGCGGTACTTATGCCTTTATCAATTCAT CTGAATACGAGGTGGGAACACCAGCTCCCAGCACACCATGCTCTTTCACGGTAGATTCGGAACATAAACGCAATGGTAATATATTATCTCCTACGTATCCTGGCACATATCCAAAGGGTATTGTATGCAGTTATCAATTTATCGGGAATAAATCGCAACGAGTGAGACTCGAGTTCCGGGACTTTGATTTGTTCTTCGGAGGTCAACa CTGTCCTTTGGATTACGTAAAAGTGTACGACGGTTTAAACGATACGTCGGCCGTTATAGGAACTTACTGCGGTCAACAGCGAAATTTGGTATTGTATTCGTCGGAATCTAGTTTGTACGTGTTGTTTGTTACCCTTCAACGTACGGCCAATACGCAAAATCGTGGATTCAAGGGCATCTTTGAATTCTCAGAAAGTTTTGTTAAATTAG ACTTCATAACCGCTAACAAGGGTGAGCATATACGAGGATCGGAATGTGATCAGAAGATTTTAAGTAAAAAGGAATCGTCTGGACAAGTTGTTAGCCCAAACTTTCCATATCCGTACATACCGAAGGTCGTGTGTCGGTATTTCATTTATGGAATGCAAGATTCGCAGCATCTCGAACGTGTTCGATTAGAGttttcatcatttaatatatcaaagaataaGACGATAGGAGA TTCGTCTTGTACCGATGGATATTTAAAGTTATACTTAAAAGGGCAAGAAGCGACGGATTCTTACGACAAATTTGATTACGAATTGTGCGGCGTGAACAGCAATCCGAACCACGTAGTTAGCGATGGGCCGAGACTTGTGATGGTGTTTAGCAGCGGAGAATCTCAAGGGCAAGGTTTTAAAGCgcg gtaCACCTTCGAAACGGAATATAAAATACCGGGAACCGCTGCACCCGACGGCAGCTGTACGTTTACATACCGCAGTTCCTCTCGCAAAAGAGGAGATTTTAATTCTCCTCGGCATCCTAGTAATTATCCAAGCGATACAAATTGCACATATTTATTCTTAGCGACGCCAAACGAGCAAGTTAccttaatatttgattattttaaagttcgaacgaaaaatatgAACGTGACGGATGGACATTATGG AATGGAAATTTGTCAAGATGATTGGttggaaatatataacatgtatCGGGACAATACGGAAAAATTGATAGGTAGATACTGCGGTAACACGGCGCCAGGACCCGTCGAGTCGAATCTCGGTGCTCTCGGTCTAAGAGTAATTCTCCATTCGGACTCGGAACTGGTTTATAGCGGTTTTAAAGCCCGTTACACGTTCGAAGTGGCAAAACCTATATTTGGAG ATTGCGGATCGAATATAAGTAGCGTGAATTATGGTATTATCGCCAGTCCGAATTTTCCAAACAAGTACGATGGACCCGCGAGAAATATGGCAAGTAAAACTTGCAATTGGTTTATAAAAGTTCGACCGAATCAgcgaatattgttaaattttgaatcgttTTCGGTAGAGGGTGACCAATCag TTCGTGGTTGTCCAGCTGCTGTACTGCGCATGTGGTATTCCATATCGTCCACGCCTATCGAGTTATGCGGAGTGAAAACGTCGGATAAATGGACTTATCTTTCCGAGGATAACAACATGCGACTTAG CTTTATATTGGCCGACAAAGCGGTTGGACAACTGGGATTTAAAGCAATATGGACGGAAGTAAGCACAAATACCGACTGCCAGAATCAATTTTTCTGcagcaaaaataaatactgcATTGCAGAGTCGCTTCGATGTAATGAGGTTTATAATTGTGGCCCAGCTGATAATTCGGATGAAGAAAATT GTAATACAGTTgtacagaaaaataattacgctGTTCCTGCGGGTTATACCATCGGTGCTGTATTAATAGCATTGATCATTTGTCTTTTTTGTCATCGGAAGCTGAAAAGAAGAGTTCAGACTGTGCACCTCAACGATTTACGCCAACGCATAGACGATAGGCATTTGTGTTATCACGATGAAAATCTTCTTCAACATCACCACCATTatcaccatcatcatcatcaacagcagcagcaacaacaacaacaacagcaacagcagcagcaacaacaacaacaacgttatcaaaatttgaataacgattcaaaatatcatttagaATCATCGACTAGTCCAATGAGCGAGAGCGATGTCGAAGAAGCTAGCAGTGTCAATAGTGTGTGA
- the LOC410986 gene encoding dorsal-ventral patterning tolloid-like protein 1 isoform X2, producing the protein MASVLWHVSGNNLISTTFILLLLLCPHSSTECDQKFISTPDGPPNGTFHAPTLINYDGDSRQCVYTFFAGPRQRVELIFNSFGLRGTPPDGSAVGELPACAHEYMDVYAEIRSENTSKLVETPFGGRFCGPIPPRRRVSLYQGIALSFYTDKNITLPTLFSAEYEVGTPAPSTPCSFTVDSEHKRNGNILSPTYPGTYPKGIVCSYQFIGNKSQRVRLEFRDFDLFFGGQHCPLDYVKVYDGLNDTSAVIGTYCGQQRNLVLYSSESSLYVLFVTLQRTANTQNRGFKGIFEFSESFVKLDFITANKGEHIRGSECDQKILSKKESSGQVVSPNFPYPYIPKVVCRYFIYGMQDSQHLERVRLEFSSFNISKNKTIGDSSCTDGYLKLYLKGQEATDSYDKFDYELCGVNSNPNHVVSDGPRLVMVFSSGESQGQGFKARYTFETEYKIPGTAAPDGSCTFTYRSSSRKRGDFNSPRHPSNYPSDTNCTYLFLATPNEQVTLIFDYFKVRTKNMNVTDGHYGMEICQDDWLEIYNMYRDNTEKLIGRYCGNTAPGPVESNLGALGLRVILHSDSELVYSGFKARYTFEVAKPIFGDCGSNISSVNYGIIASPNFPNKYDGPARNMASKTCNWFIKVRPNQRILLNFESFSVEGDQSVRGCPAAVLRMWYSISSTPIELCGVKTSDKWTYLSEDNNMRLSFILADKAVGQLGFKAIWTEVSTNTDCQNQFFCSKNKYCIAESLRCNEVYNCGPADNSDEENCNTVVQKNNYAVPAGYTIGAVLIALIICLFCHRKLKRRVQTVHLNDLRQRIDDRHLCYHDENLLQHHHHYHHHHHQQQQQQQQQQQQQQQQQQQRYQNLNNDSKYHLESSTSPMSESDVEEASSVNSV; encoded by the exons ATGGCTTCAGTACTCTGGCATGTCTCTgggaataatttgatttctaCTACTTTTATCTTGCTCTTGCTACTTTGTCCTCACAGTAGTACAG AGTGTGATCAAAAGTTTATAAGCACACCTGATGGACCACCGAATGGAACATTTCACGCGCCAACGTTGATTAATTACGACGGAGATTCTCGACAATGCGTATACACGTTTTTTGCTGGGCCACGACAACGAGTCGAACTGATATTTAATTCGTTTGGCCTTCGGGGAACACCTCCAGA tGGATCCGCTGTTGGAGAATTACCCGC TTGCGCCCACGAATATATGGATGTGTATGCGGAAATACGATCGGAGAATACCAGCAAATTGGTAGAAACGCCTTTCGGTGGTCGTTTCTGTGGCCCGATCCCACCTCGTAGGCGTGTTTCTCTTTACCAGGGAATTGCTCTAAGTTTTTACactgataaaaatatcacgtTACCTACCCTGTTCAGCG CTGAATACGAGGTGGGAACACCAGCTCCCAGCACACCATGCTCTTTCACGGTAGATTCGGAACATAAACGCAATGGTAATATATTATCTCCTACGTATCCTGGCACATATCCAAAGGGTATTGTATGCAGTTATCAATTTATCGGGAATAAATCGCAACGAGTGAGACTCGAGTTCCGGGACTTTGATTTGTTCTTCGGAGGTCAACa CTGTCCTTTGGATTACGTAAAAGTGTACGACGGTTTAAACGATACGTCGGCCGTTATAGGAACTTACTGCGGTCAACAGCGAAATTTGGTATTGTATTCGTCGGAATCTAGTTTGTACGTGTTGTTTGTTACCCTTCAACGTACGGCCAATACGCAAAATCGTGGATTCAAGGGCATCTTTGAATTCTCAGAAAGTTTTGTTAAATTAG ACTTCATAACCGCTAACAAGGGTGAGCATATACGAGGATCGGAATGTGATCAGAAGATTTTAAGTAAAAAGGAATCGTCTGGACAAGTTGTTAGCCCAAACTTTCCATATCCGTACATACCGAAGGTCGTGTGTCGGTATTTCATTTATGGAATGCAAGATTCGCAGCATCTCGAACGTGTTCGATTAGAGttttcatcatttaatatatcaaagaataaGACGATAGGAGA TTCGTCTTGTACCGATGGATATTTAAAGTTATACTTAAAAGGGCAAGAAGCGACGGATTCTTACGACAAATTTGATTACGAATTGTGCGGCGTGAACAGCAATCCGAACCACGTAGTTAGCGATGGGCCGAGACTTGTGATGGTGTTTAGCAGCGGAGAATCTCAAGGGCAAGGTTTTAAAGCgcg gtaCACCTTCGAAACGGAATATAAAATACCGGGAACCGCTGCACCCGACGGCAGCTGTACGTTTACATACCGCAGTTCCTCTCGCAAAAGAGGAGATTTTAATTCTCCTCGGCATCCTAGTAATTATCCAAGCGATACAAATTGCACATATTTATTCTTAGCGACGCCAAACGAGCAAGTTAccttaatatttgattattttaaagttcgaacgaaaaatatgAACGTGACGGATGGACATTATGG AATGGAAATTTGTCAAGATGATTGGttggaaatatataacatgtatCGGGACAATACGGAAAAATTGATAGGTAGATACTGCGGTAACACGGCGCCAGGACCCGTCGAGTCGAATCTCGGTGCTCTCGGTCTAAGAGTAATTCTCCATTCGGACTCGGAACTGGTTTATAGCGGTTTTAAAGCCCGTTACACGTTCGAAGTGGCAAAACCTATATTTGGAG ATTGCGGATCGAATATAAGTAGCGTGAATTATGGTATTATCGCCAGTCCGAATTTTCCAAACAAGTACGATGGACCCGCGAGAAATATGGCAAGTAAAACTTGCAATTGGTTTATAAAAGTTCGACCGAATCAgcgaatattgttaaattttgaatcgttTTCGGTAGAGGGTGACCAATCag TTCGTGGTTGTCCAGCTGCTGTACTGCGCATGTGGTATTCCATATCGTCCACGCCTATCGAGTTATGCGGAGTGAAAACGTCGGATAAATGGACTTATCTTTCCGAGGATAACAACATGCGACTTAG CTTTATATTGGCCGACAAAGCGGTTGGACAACTGGGATTTAAAGCAATATGGACGGAAGTAAGCACAAATACCGACTGCCAGAATCAATTTTTCTGcagcaaaaataaatactgcATTGCAGAGTCGCTTCGATGTAATGAGGTTTATAATTGTGGCCCAGCTGATAATTCGGATGAAGAAAATT GTAATACAGTTgtacagaaaaataattacgctGTTCCTGCGGGTTATACCATCGGTGCTGTATTAATAGCATTGATCATTTGTCTTTTTTGTCATCGGAAGCTGAAAAGAAGAGTTCAGACTGTGCACCTCAACGATTTACGCCAACGCATAGACGATAGGCATTTGTGTTATCACGATGAAAATCTTCTTCAACATCACCACCATTatcaccatcatcatcatcaacagcagcagcaacaacaacaacaacagcaacagcagcagcaacaacaacaacaacgttatcaaaatttgaataacgattcaaaatatcatttagaATCATCGACTAGTCCAATGAGCGAGAGCGATGTCGAAGAAGCTAGCAGTGTCAATAGTGTGTGA